The Vitis vinifera cultivar Pinot Noir 40024 chromosome 1, ASM3070453v1 DNA segment aaatataaaattaaaaacgacgtcgttttaagACAAAGAGATGTGTTTTGACGGCcataggttttaaaaaataaattttgagctATTATAATACGAGAATAAATgcaaagataaaatatatattactttaataatatatataataaaattaaagaagataattaaaaaaaatgaaataataagaaaaatgaaataaatatatattactttaataatatatataataaaattaaagaagataattaaaaaaaatgaaataataagaaaaatgaaattttatttttgttttgagttACATAGTATGGGTATAAGAAGTCCTTTTatagaatttataaataatatttattataattaatgtggtATCATTTATTACTTCAATTAAGACACGTGTTTGAAAActtcattaaataaattttgaaaaaaaattattaaataagtatttttttttaaaccttaaaaatggaaaacaatctagaaaagaaaactgcattaaataaattttgaaaaaaaaaatcttaaataagtatatattttttttaaaccttaaaaatggaaaagaatctagaaaaaatgaaatttgaaatactaaaaatatttgaaaactgaaaGCCAGTGCAAGTTTGTTTCTACCACTGGCGCGTTGGAGTTACAAATTCATATTTTGATAGTCTTGGGCAATAAAGAACTGCCAAGTGGCCATAAAAAAGGACCCCTATTCACCGAGTCATACTCATACAACGATTTGCAAGGCCATGATCTATTTCTTCACCAAACCCAACACTCTGCTTGGTGGAAAGGAAAACTCCGTGACTTTTGTACAAGCCTCTTTCAAGGTAAAAACTAAAACCCAGTGTTGATTCTTCCCTGCAGTTCATTTCCTGGTTTAGTTTCATGTTTTATTGATTCTTTCTGGCTAGATATTtaatgggttttattttttttttggtggattTTGATGATCAGTTTGGTGTTTGTTAGAATCTAAATTGAAGTGGGTTTGCCTGGATGAATTGTTTAGTTCTTGTGGAGTGGCTCTGTCACTGTTTTGattgaagaaaagagaaaattctTGGTGTATTTTCCAGGAATTTGGGATGTTGAACTGGGATTTATTGCAAATCCCCAGAGGATCATTCTGGCTAGCCTTTCTTCTATTTGCTAAAGCCCTAGAACCTTGAAATTAATGGGTTGAATTGGGAATTTTGTTTGTGCAACTGTAAAGGGCAGGTCTGCAAGTTATGGAAGCATCCTTAGaaaaaaagatgatgaaagGAAGGATTTggcatgttgaaaaaaaaaaaaaaaacaacacacAGAAATGGCCTGCACGTTGACCTAGGAAAGGAAGTAAATAGTATATTGGTAAACAATGAGGAAGAAAAGGACGTTGATGGCTTGGAAGAGAAATAGGTTAAGGTGTTGTTGGGTATtgcaattaataataataataataataataaaagaaataataataatgaatggaGTTGGTGTAGAgttgtttggaaaaaaaataaaaaatggggatCAGGGTTGATCTTGTATTCTTGTCCTGATTAATGGGGTCCCATCTTCATTGATTTTGATGTTGGtctatcctttttttttgtgatcTGCTGAAACATGTATTAAAGCTTGCTGcaatttctcttcatttttttttacctcgtCTTCCGGGATGCTTTCAATTCATTGCTCGGTTTTTATGTTCCAGCAACCAAACTGGTAGCTTTAGGGACAAGCATATTCTGGTTTGGACTTCCCTGTCTCTGAACTGCTTGCTATTCATACCTTGTCTAACTTGTTATTTCAGTTTCTTTTGGTTGAGTTCgaatttttttcatgaattaTCGGGGATTTTGTAGAGTAAAGAAACCTTCATTGAAggtaaaaagaaattttcatttttcaaagaaatcaaaACAAATGGATTCCATTTTCATGAGGTGCACACAAATGGATGAGAGCATGTACATCTCCTTCAGCAATTTACCTCTAGGTTCAATCCCATTAAACTGCTCCTAAAGAGTCTTTCCCTCTTGGGGCCAAAGATTCTGATGAACCCTGAAAAAATGGTAGTCAATAACAGCTCCACACACATGGAAAGATCAGTTGTGAATCATTCTCGAAGTTCTTTCCTCATCTACTCTAGCATCTGTTTTTTCGGGTGCAATTTGGGAGTAATAACCATTTGATGAAACATAATTGGTATTTTACTGTAATTTTAATAAAGTGAATGGCTCCATCCATCAGCATTCTATGTGATAAGCACTGATGCAATATTTACATACATATTTTGATAATATCCATCCCCACCTTAGACTAATCTGCCATTTGGTATTCCTGTGATATAGTATTGGTTTGTAATCATTAAGATTCCTTAATTATCTTGCTAGTTCATCTGTGACATGTCCTGTTCTTGAAACCAAACTATTTTCTCTTCATAATTCTTTCATGTTCGATGGTGGGGAATAGTACTAATTTTTTGAAGTAATGCATTCTTCAGCACACTCTTCTAATGGCTCGATCTGCACTGGACGAGATGTCAGAATCTGGTGCTTTTATGAGAACTGCATCAACATTCCGTAATTTTGTCACCCGAGACCCGAACTCCCCATTCCCAGCAGAATCTGGAAGATACCATCTGTATGTATCATATGCCTGTCCTTGGGCATCCAGGTGCCTTGCCTACTTGAAGATCAAAGGACTTGACAAAGCCATCAGTTTTACGGTAAATTAGTTAATACGTTCTTCTAGGTAGATTCAAATtgttataagaaaaaaataccaCCAAATTGAATCGTTGGTTTTCATTTTCTACTCAGTCAGTGAAACCCAAATGGGAAAGAACAAGGGATACAGATGAGCATATGGGGTGGGTGTTTCCTGCTTCTGATACAGAGGAACCTGGAGCTGGACCTGACCCTTTGAATGGAACCAGAAGTATAAGAGAACTTTACGAGCTAGCAAGCACAAACTACTCAGGAAAATACACAGTTCCTGTATGtatttttcatgtcaaccaGCCATTTTTTCCGTTTCTCATAGCTCTTTTATGTGCTGAAATCTCTTGAATCATATGATGAACGTGTGCTTTGTGACAGGTTCTATGGGATAAGAAGCTCAAAACAATTGTGAACAATGAGAGTTCAGAGATAATCCGCATGTTCAATACTGAATTCAATGATATAGCAGAGAATCCATCTTTGGACCTTTATCCTCCCCATTTGCAAGCCCAGATCGACAAGATCAATGACTGGATATACAGTGGGATAAACAATGGTGTCTACAAATGTGGGTTCGCCAAAAAACAGGAGCCTTATGATGAGGTAAGAACTAAGAACATGTACTGTCCTTTCAACAGCCATGCAGCTCAAAGAATGGTCACTCATCCTTCTTGATCTTGCCATTGTCACAGGCTGTGAAAAACTTGTATGAAGCATTGGACAAATGTGAAGAGATACTCAGCAAGCAACGATTCCTTTGTGGGAACACGCTCACTGAATCTGATATTCGATTGTTTGTCACCCTTATCAGATTTGATGAGGTAAAGCTCCAAAAAATCCTTACAAAAGTTTCATTTAGTTTATTTCTCTCTTTCAATCAAACAGTTCAGGATCTTAGAAACCTGAATCTGCTATAATCTCAGGTTTATGCAGTTCATTTCAAATGCAACAAGAAACTTCTCCGCGAGTACCCAAATCTGTTCAATTACACGAAAGAAATTTTCCAGATCCCAGGTATGAGCAGCACTGTACACGTGGAACATATCAAGAAGCATTACTATGGAAGCCACCCTTCTATCAATCCTTTTGGGATCATCCCTCAAGGGCCAGATGTAGACTACTCTGCTCCCCATGACAGAGAGAGGTTTTCTTCATAGATTCAATCGTTTGGGGCTTGAAGTTGAGTGTTTCTTTCCACTGCTGAGTTGAATGCCTTATAGGCTCtgtttgtttctagagaaaaTGACACCTTTGTAAAGGATGGTATAGACGATATTGGCACGTGTAGAATGCCACTAAATATGtgagaaaattttctatttttaaataaataatgaatagtTTACCTTTCACTCTAGtatacaaaaaatgattttagaaagtgtttttaacttaaaaagtgtttttgaaaaaaaaaaaaaaacaaattagactttgacaaaatttaggaagCATTTtgaaaaatctgaaaaatcacttttagtgttttttaaagaaacatttgatgagagattctcttaaaaatactttcagaGAAAAATACTTTCACTAAAAAAACCTCGAGTAAAAACACTGGAAATctacttttcattttcttttcattatagggtttatttgaaaactattattaCATGGAAATTGGaagtattttcatattttaaaaaattaaatataataaaatattaattaaatattatttatgatttccattaatattcattaatggaaTATTAATGAAAGCCATTTTGAAAGCCTATAAAGGGGCTTCCCATCCCGATGATATGTACCttcaagtaaaaaagaaaattttccctttctcttattctttctgtctttcattttctcaactctcttatttgattccttcctcccattatatatattattaaagtaatgTATATTTTATCTCTTCTTTTAGATGCGTTGCATTTATCCTCATTTTAcaacacttatttttttatcataaaaataattatttcttttaaacataacgtaaatacttgaaataattaagggtatttatgtaaaaaaatgtgtttatcttcaaacaaaaatataaaaagggtTAAATACACAAATATGaggattatttcatcccttttagccaattaattcaagaaaatttgtatatatattttttttaaaggtttacaagaaaaaaaaaaaagtaaattgttttcacACTTGGTCAAGGGATGTAGTTTCACAAACTTTTCTACTCTATGTAAAATCGGAACCTTTTCtccatattattttttctaattttttatacttttttatgataaatataagaaaataattcttttaatatatattttttcatttgataaatactttataaaaCCAAATAGCATATAACATAGTTTGGACTATGGCATTATTCATTTAGGTTCTCTTTGGCTCTGGAAAGTTTCAAGAAAAATACGacgaaaagaaaatagatagaaaaagtagaagaaatgaaaaataaaggaaaataagaaataaattttaggttaataaattgtttttatatattgcttcaaaaaaatttatatatttaattatttttgcatgaaaattaaataatttaaaaatatataaattttcttaataattttaattattttttactttctttttgtatttttcataacaataccaaatataaatttttttttttaatatttattttttctttctcttatatttttggaGAACCAAATTACCTTAGTAATTTAGGTTGAGTTGGACATGTTGTATCGatatcaataaaacaacttgacctaattaatttatgatttatttaataaaatttataactaaattttatatattttgaaaattataaaaatttgtaataatttaaaatattttaaaatataaaataataaattttatataaaataaatgaataaaaaaaatatgtaaataccTTGGCCTTTTAGaatttattgtaaatttttaaaaaatttaaagtattattaaaattctttaaaaagttTTATCTTCTTAAGCTCCCACTAAGTACTATaccaatatttatcaaaatatatatatatatatatatatattatataaagcaactaaattcatttattaaagaGAAGCTCCCATTATACTTCACTTCATTTCATTTGCTTGTAACTTggttcattattttatattttgatatcatttgtttATGCTTTAAATTCATATATTCATACCATCattcaataacttaaattttattgtgCGCTTTCAACGATCAAGATTACAAATTCGATAGTTAATGAATCAGTACCTATCATACttcattcatttattctttaatCCAATTCTTTTTGTactttgatttcatttattCGGTTTCATCTTGTCCTTCATTCAACAACATATATTTCATCCATAGATTGCAAGTTCAAAATGTATTGAATTGGTACCCTAATATTTTCCTAAATATAGTTATGTTACGCCATAAAATAAATGTCATATCATAAATAATCAATGTAGATCTCTATAAATGGTGGGGAAGACACCAAGAATTCACATTTTGATAAATCAAAGGataaaaaagaaccaaaactGGGAACCCCTTCTGAGGGAAATTCATGTAGGCTGCTTCTGCAACTCAATAATACATTCCAGAGCAAATGAAGTTTTGCCCATTTCAGTACACTGCATATGCTAACCAATTCCCTCACAAATCCTCTCAGACAACTCGGAGACAAGACCATATTTGTTGCTTTCATAGCATTTGTTCATGAACCCTAACAGGGTTACTCGATTCACATTTGGCTCTTTGTCCAGTAACTTGTGAAAGAACAATGCTGCCATGTCTAATTTCCCCTCACTGCAAAGCTTCCTGACCAAGGTGTTCACCGTTCTTATCCACTGCCTCTTCTCTAACCGGTCCAAGACATTGATGGCAGTAGAGGAATCATCCTTCTTGCAGTACTCATAAGCTAGCGTCAGTCGTGTAACTTCACATGGCGACAGGCCCTTGTCCATCATGGCATCGTAGAGGTTTCGAGCATCATCAAGCTTGGACTCTTTGCAGAGTCCACTGATCAGAGCACCATAAGTTATACTATCAGGAGCACAGCC contains these protein-coding regions:
- the LOC100268002 gene encoding uncharacterized protein LOC100268002 isoform X1; the protein is MIYFFTKPNTLLGGKENSVTFVQASFKHTLLMARSALDEMSESGAFMRTASTFRNFVTRDPNSPFPAESGRYHLYVSYACPWASRCLAYLKIKGLDKAISFTSVKPKWERTRDTDEHMGWVFPASDTEEPGAGPDPLNGTRSIRELYELASTNYSGKYTVPVLWDKKLKTIVNNESSEIIRMFNTEFNDIAENPSLDLYPPHLQAQIDKINDWIYSGINNGVYKCGFAKKQEPYDEAVKNLYEALDKCEEILSKQRFLCGNTLTESDIRLFVTLIRFDEVYAVHFKCNKKLLREYPNLFNYTKEIFQIPGMSSTVHVEHIKKHYYGSHPSINPFGIIPQGPDVDYSAPHDRERFSS
- the LOC100268002 gene encoding uncharacterized protein LOC100268002 isoform X2; the encoded protein is MARSALDEMSESGAFMRTASTFRNFVTRDPNSPFPAESGRYHLYVSYACPWASRCLAYLKIKGLDKAISFTSVKPKWERTRDTDEHMGWVFPASDTEEPGAGPDPLNGTRSIRELYELASTNYSGKYTVPVLWDKKLKTIVNNESSEIIRMFNTEFNDIAENPSLDLYPPHLQAQIDKINDWIYSGINNGVYKCGFAKKQEPYDEAVKNLYEALDKCEEILSKQRFLCGNTLTESDIRLFVTLIRFDEVYAVHFKCNKKLLREYPNLFNYTKEIFQIPGMSSTVHVEHIKKHYYGSHPSINPFGIIPQGPDVDYSAPHDRERFSS